A portion of the Cryptomeria japonica chromosome 5, Sugi_1.0, whole genome shotgun sequence genome contains these proteins:
- the LOC131042739 gene encoding uncharacterized protein LOC131042739 gives MKSLQIWDYPTIRNFLLDLLILLPLIISRGFMPILVTTHSVSQAVENDNLTGLMGAKGITDRINTKGACGPVTNPNMDGKSLVAVVCIVVMVLSANQSHSRRVVRCRGSRLARCNGQRLQCPQQCPDTCQMDCETCKAVCSCDKPGGVCQDPRFIGGDGIMFYFHGKKEQDFCLVSDSDLHINAHFMGKRGVGMGRDFTWVQSIGLLFHGTHRLFLGAKKVATWNDSIDQLGIALDGKSITLPQEEGASLSVSPLKMNITRLHPNNEVIVEVEDKFKITAHVVPITPEESRIHNYGITSDDCFAHLELSFKFYSLSPHVSGVLGQTYAADYTSPINLGLTMPVMGSEANYLSSNLFAADCKVARFRGAGEEEKNHQFSILDLNCAGELGGSGMVCRR, from the exons ATGAAGTCACTCCAAATATGGGACTATCCCACCATCAGAAATTTCCTCCTAGACCTCCTTATTCTTCTGCCACTTATCATAAGTCGTGGGTTCATGCCTATTCTTGTCACCACCCATTCTGTTTCTCAG GCAGTAGAGAATGATAATCTAACTGGATTGATGGGTGCAAAAGGAATAACAGACAG AATAAACACCAAAGGAGCTTGTGGGCCTGTGACGAATCCTAACATGGATGGAAAATCCTTAGTTGCTGTTGTTTGCATTGTAGTGATGGTGCTGAGTGCAAACCAATCGCACTCAAGGAGGGTGGTGAGATGTCGTGGTTCGAGATTAGCCAGGTGTAATGGACAGAGACTACAATGTCCCCAACAGTGCCCAGATACCTGTCAGATGGACTGCGAAACCTGCAAGGCCGTGTGCA GCTGTGATAAGCCAGGAGGCGTATGCCAGGATCCTCGCTTCATCGGAGGAGATGGCATCATGTTCTATTTTCACGGTAAGAAAGAGCAGGACTTTTGTTTGGTGTCAGACTCAGACCTGCACATCAATGCGCACTTCATGGGAAAGAGAGGAGTGGGCATGGGAAGAGACTTCACGTGGGTGCAGTCCATCGGATTGCTCTTCCATGGAACTCATCGGCTTTTCCTTGGGGCCAAAAAGGTCGCCACATGGAACGATTCCATCGACCAGCTAGGGATAGCTCTGGATGGAAAATCCATAACACTTCCCCAAGAGGAGGGcgcttctctctctgtctctccatTAAAAATGAATATCACTCGCCTCCACCCTAACAATGAGGTGATTGTTGAAGTGGAGGACAAGTTTAAGATCACAGCACACGTTGTGCCCATCACTCCAGAGGAATCTCGGATCCACAACTACGGAATTACCTCTGACGATTGCTTTGCGCATCTGGAGCTCAGCTTCAAGTTCTATTCCCTTAGCCCCCATGTGAGCGGAGTTCTTGGACAGACATACGCAGCAGACTACACAAGCCCCATCAATTTGGGCCTGACAATGCCAGTAATGGGAAGTGAAGCGAACTATTTGAGTAGCAATCTCTTCGCCGCTGACTGCAAAGTTGCTCGATTCCGAGGAGCTggagaagaagagaaaaaccaCCAGTTCTCAATCCTTGATCTCAACTGTGCTGGTGAGCTAGGTGGCAGTGGCATGGTCTGCCGCAGGTAG